GGAATTGAACAGAACCTTTTCCTTGTTTAAAAATACTTAATTCTTCAGCAAAAGCCTCATGTCCAGTAGGTGTTGCATAAAACCCAATGTGTTTATCATAACCTGCAAAATAAACCAAAGGTTTTTTGTAAGTTTTATAAGCAGGCATACCGTATGAAATGGTTTCAATAGCTCCAGGGGCATTTTCAATAATAATATTCCTTATCGTATTCAGTTTTTCCTGCACATCATTTGGAAATATTTTTATGTAAGCATCAACGGTTGTGAAATCTGTTTTCATGGGTTTTGTTATATTGATTAATGAGCCTCCAACCAATCATTACCAACACCCAAATCCACATCTAATGGTACTTCCAGTTTATAGGCATTTTCCATTTCGGTCTTAACCAACGTTTTGATGGTTTCCAATTCAGGCTTAAACACATCAAAAACCAACTCATCATGCACCTGCAACAACATTTTTGTTTTAAAATTTCCAGTTTGGAGTTTCTCGTAAATCTTAATCATGGCTATTTTTATAATGTCGGCAGCACTACCTTGTATAGGCGCATTTACCGCATTACGTTCAGCAGCACCTCTAACCACGGCATTCCTGGAATTGATGTCGTTTAAATAGCGACGTCTGCCCAAAACCGTTTGTACATAGCCATTTTCACGTGCAAAATCGATTTGCTCACTTATAAAACTTCTAAGCTTTGGATAGGTCGTGTAATAAGTGTCAATCAATTCTTTAGATTCGCTTCTGCTTAAATTGGTTTGGTTGCTTAACCCAAAAGCAGAAACACCATATATAATTCCGAAATTTACGGTTTTGGCATTGCTACGTTGTTCGCGGGTGACTTCTTCAATAGGGACATTAAATACTTTTGAAGCGGTACTGGCATGAATATCTTCACCGTTTTTAAAGGCGTTGATCATGGTTTCTTCCTTGCTTAAGGCAGCAATAATCCGAAGTTCTATTTGCGAATAATCGGCAGCTAATAAGATATAGTCTTCGCTTCGCGGAATGAATGCTTTGCGTACTTGACGCCCACGTTCGGTACGAATTGGAATGTTTTGAAGATTGGGGTTATTACTTGAAAGTCGTCCGGTAGCAGCAACAGTTTGCATATAATCGGTGTGGACACGACCCGTTGAAGGTTCTACCTGTGTTGGCAAGGCATCCACATAAGTGCTTTTTAGTTTTGATAGCCCTCTAAAATCTAAGATATGCTGAATGATGGCGTGGTCTTTTGCCAAATAGCTTAAAATATCTTCGGAAGTGGCATACTGTCCGGTTTTGGTTTTCTTTGGTTTATCGACCAATTTTAATTTGTCAAACAAGATATCGCCTAATTGTTTTGGCGATGCAATGTTGAATTCTTCACCTGCTTCTGCGTAAATTTTGGTTTCTAAAGATTTTATGTCGTTTTCAAGTTGTTCTGAAAGTGAATTCAAGAATTTTTCATCCAAATTAATACCTTCCAATTCCATAGCGGCCAGCACACGAAGCAACGGAATTTCAATATCATCAAACAGTTTTTGGGTATTGGCTTCACCTAATTCTTTTTCAAAATGTTCTTTAAGTTGCAGGGTGATATCGGCATCTTCAACAGCGTATTCGGTTTGTTTCTCTAATGGAACGTCGCGCATCGAAAGTTGGTTTTTGCCTTTTTTACCAATGAGTGCTTCAATAGAAATTGGCGAATAATTTAAA
This genomic window from Mariniflexile sp. TRM1-10 contains:
- a CDS encoding iron chaperone, with the translated sequence MKTDFTTVDAYIKIFPNDVQEKLNTIRNIIIENAPGAIETISYGMPAYKTYKKPLVYFAGYDKHIGFYATPTGHEAFAEELSIFKQGKGSVQFPINTLLPRDLIARIVKFRVKENEEKFKKK